Within Mytilus edulis chromosome 10, xbMytEdul2.2, whole genome shotgun sequence, the genomic segment aacaacttgttagatttaaatgtgttttatgaatttatttcaatcttaatcatcaatttcttcgtctgttgaaacctttacgatttttttctcagtaccgttttgtgtTTATAAaaggacgtaacaccactactagcCGTGTATGAAATAAGTCCCGCCTCCCTACTACCATATATGGAATATAAAGAGATGTAAcgccactactaaccgtgtatgagataagccccgcctccttactaacctaatatcaaatatacacagtatccacgagggcgcttttaaccaaacacattcctagaaatgtataggaggtaagataaagaaCATTCCCTTATCATACAAACCTTAATTCTCACAAAATTAAGACGGGAATCTGCAAAAGCATATGATAAAGAAAAATGCAAGATTTCTATCATCTGTCTcatgataaaattatttaaaatggaCGAAAACTAGAGTGTGTGATTCTTAAGGTATATGAATACTTTGTTTAAACTTGAGCGAcgtatttaaacaaatttaatggTTGCTAATAACCAGTCCCATTAGGACTGTACGTCGCGATAGTACGCAtgtcattttattataaatatataatattataacttcatgttttaaaagtaaaatttgctgaaaaaaaaatcctacagaagaaatttctaaatttcacttttcaataatataaaattGGAAATCTCCAAACAGTTTTCAGATTTATTTCAATGTTCTGTCActgttttcattttgtattttcacGTTTTCTTTTTGATTCAGGTTTAGAATATTTCAATTACATTgacttgttatatttttattacatattacatACATATACGTTTGTTATTCACACTCATTTAAGAAGCTTATTATTCAACCAACGTCAATGTGACAAGGTACATGTTTTTACATTGCAGCTTATTTACTTTTAACGTCATCACCAACAACCCATCAAAATAATATTAACAGTTATTTCAGGAGAAAATCGGCTTGTTCCTTTTATAATTTTAGCATttcttctttatttcttttctctctttttttttttttttttttgttgttttgtttgcaTGACAAAAGATTATCAGgttaaatatcaattgaaaagtGAAATAAAAGCCTTTTGTAAAATTAAGATAATTGATAGAGGAAAGAGAGGCATAGGAAATCATAATAAAAAGATGTATTGAATTAAAAACCAAGAAGAGTGACCACATTCATACAATCTAATACATACTCACATCCCTCATTTTCATTCATTGTAACCACATTCATACAATCGAATACATACCCACATCCCTCATTTTCATTCATTGTAACCACATTCATACAATCGAATACATACCCACATCCCTCATTTTCATTCATTGTAACATTTATTAGATTACGGTCGTTTACATTTGTTGTTCAAATTaactgttttcaaatatcaaacaCATGTGAAGTCTATTACTCTTTTccttcaatttttttcattcacATTGGCTTTTATCTGGCCTGCTTCAAATGTTTAGGATGACCTGTAATTCAGAAAAGAGATTTTTCTCATAGATTTAGAGTTAAATGTTGGAACTTTTTTTCTTGACATGTGCATGTAACGAGCATAAAGTATGTATATGAAAACTGTGAGTTTGGAAATTGGGATGTTATAGAATACTACATATGTCATTGGTTAATTTGAGATGACATATACATGCATGGCATTATAATGTTTCGAATAAAGACAGCTGAGTAAATATTATAGCAAAATGATAAATACTAATTTCCAATTCTAAGAATGTCAGCGACAAATTGCAACCAATATTCAACAATATGAAAATAGTAGTTACCGGcagtaaaaaaaatgaatcgcGCATAACATATAGAATTGACAATGGTaatggggagtgtgtcaaagaggcaacaacccgaccatagaacagacaacagcagaaggtcaccaataggtcgtcaatgcagcgagaaactttcgcacccggaggcgtccttcagctgtcccccaaagaaatatctatactagtacagtgatatgggcgccatacttaactccaaattatacacaagaaactaaaattgaaaatcatacaagacttacaaaaagctagaggctcctgacttgggacagataaaaaaaattatatgtttttgcgatctcaactctccccctatacctgtagccaatgtagaaaagtaaatacataacaatacacacagtaaaatgTTGACATTCATCacttttttcattttctaatattttaatcTACTGATATAATAAAATTCCGTCATCAAGCGATTCTAAGAGCTCTTCTGGTTTTAAACGagctttttcaataatttaagtATGGATGTATTTGATAATACAGCTCTTCAACTGTTTGtggttgttattttttattggctttacaacattaaaaaaaacaagacgCATAAAATTTAATGAATGTTGTTTTCCTGTAAAACACTATTTATACCTTATATAATACAACTTAACTCCGTTTTCACAGGAGTTATATTCCAAATGAAGACCCTTTCTTCATCCAATTGTCTTGGTGGCTTGCTGTTTGGTTATTCTGAAACAAAAGTGAGATTGTGGGTACCTTATCAAAAACTATTAAACGATAATGATTGTAACGGTGAGTAACGTTTGTAATGGTGAGTAATGTTTGTAATGATGAGTAACGTTTGTAATGGTGAGTAATGTTTGTAATGATGAGTAACATTTATAATGGTGAGTAATGTTTGTAACAGTGAGTAGCATTTGTAATGATGAGTGATTATTATAATGGCAAGTAATAAATGTAATGGTGTAATGGTTGTAAATATTTAACATTGGATgtaaaagagggaccaaagataccagagggacagtcaaactcataaatcgacaactaactgacaacgccatggctaaaaaagaaaaggacaaacagacaaacaatattacacataacgcaacatagaaaactaaagaaaaaacaacacgaaccccacctaaaactggggatgatctcaggtgctccagaagggtaagcagatcctgctccacatgtggcacccgtcgtcttgctaatgagataacaaatccggtaaataatctaatccggtaggtcacatttatgaaagggaagaggactgaagttacgacgtaaggaacatatccgatatcatttgtgaaacggttattccataacggtcagccaactcgtgatggcgtccgtaaaatttacgaagagatgatttcaaattcacTCTTTTGAAGTCTTGacttaatagcttccttgtgcgcaacaaccctttatcaagaaaatcatgataggaaatgcaagcacgggaatatcgtttcaattgggagatatatacaccgtatgcaggtgctgctggaatgttgctacttagaaataaaaagttcaccactggaaagctgaaatcatttcttttgtcgtattgttttgttttaaatcgaccctcattgtaaaCTATTACTAAGAAATGGATGCAAAAATTAGGAATGTAGAGAATGTTGACCATTACTAGAAAATGGGGGTATTTTAATGACAGTACCTTAAAATTAAAACAGGCCATATACGATTccattaaaggttttttttcaaataagtttaacATGATTAACGTTCTGCAAAGGAAACACTAATCATCCATAGAACATCGAATAAAATGGTCCCATTCCGACCTGACAATACATTCATTAGTGTAAATTAAAGTGTTTTACGGATAAAGTAATTTGACACAAACATGAAAAGAACAATGGCCAACCATTTTTATAATGGATTTTGGTATAGAACCAAACAACGCTTCAAATCATAATTCTTGAAACTCACGATGTCAAAAGACAGCAGAAAGATACACATTCAACTCTTAAagcgaaaataaactgacaacacgaTGGCttgaaaaagaaacagacaaaaagATAATCAACAGAATAGTACACAAAAcgcaacacagaaaactaaagactgatcaatactaactccaccaaaaactaaggatgattacatgtgctctggaaggataAGCAATTGCGATGTTTTTATAAGTCTTCATCGGTAAGTCCTATTCATGAAAAGGGGATGGGGTGTATTTACGACAGAAGAAACATTGAAAATCGCTGTTTATTTAATAATATCATATCATTAATGAATTACGTAATTTTATCATCATTTGTCGCAAATTGAATCAGCCTTTTACTCAATAACATGATCTCGATTTTTCacttttaaccaaaaactttcaATCAATAAGACTTCAGACTTTTGTATCTTTACTTTTTTCTTCACTGATACCAATAGTTTTAACTTGTGTCttactctttaaatattttatattatattatatatcacTAACGCAAAACAAGAAGGGCATAAAAAAGAATGAGACtaatcttcacaagagacaaaatgacacagaaaattacCAACTGTAGGTCACCTTACtgtcaacaataaacaaagcccataccacataataagctataaaagaccccgaaatgacaatatcaaacaattcaaacgagaaaactaacagccctatttatgtacataagttgaacaaaaaacaaatatgtaacacaaaaacaaacgacaaccacaagactaggaacaggcacatacagacaGAATGTagcagggttaaacatgataGCGGGAAACCAACTCTCCCCttatctgggacagtggtataacagtacaatatgtttataaactataaaaatcagttgaaaaaggtttaacacATCAGATGGATAAAAGTACATATACTTCAACTACAAGTGGGCGTGGCCAGGTACTTTTACTACTTTATTCTAATATTTAATAACAAGAATATCGCAATCAATGTAAATCCAATTAAAGTTAGTCcacaaaactgacaaaacaaaaagctagataaaattgagaaaggaaatggtgaatatgtcataGTATTAGATGATGTTAAAGACAAATGTCATATCTTTATATGGTACTGGGCCCGTCTGCATAAAGCATTGTTAACATAAGTTGTGTTTAAGCATTTGGACCCAATTCTTTTCCGATCGGTGGGCTGACCGGATTTTAACCTTCCATTCATTCCGATGATAAAAGTTTACTTATCTGAATAGCAGAGTCGTTATCATTGGTCCTTAatagatgaatcaaacatccaaaaaaggaaaatacctTCGTGGATGaaacaaatgtatttaaattagCAATATCATACAGAAGTTTTTATTTATGATGATTGCTGGTTCATTGTGTTATTTTTCCTATTTGCaagttggaaatttcaaaatatatctgatatattttgaaatttccaatttgcaAAATAGgaaatattaaaattgttgtaaatttacagGATTTCCCAGTATGTTTCTTTTTGATTTAATAGTATTTTACAACATGTATATGTTTTCGATGAGGAAGTTAGTTAGACATAAGATTTTCTATTCTACAGGTGCAGTATTCTTCCAGCATGACGGATGGGGGAGAAACCCTTTAGTTAGTAACAATGGAACAGTTGTTCTAAAAGGCTATAAACTTGATGACAACTTGGTATTTGAGACTACTGTTAGGGTTGAAGACAAAATAAGCAGTCAGGACATGGTATATCCCTCAATATACAACACTGATCATGCTTTAGTTACCGTTCAGGTAGGGCATTAATATGAAGCAGAAGACGAAAATGGAGAATACAAAATCGGAAAAGgttttaaacaacaaaaacactgcaaaacattaacaaaacaagaaattcaaacaaaaaattgacaaacagAATGTTTTTTAGAATACTAAAGACAAAGTAGTCGTATTTTTCTTGATACTCatttaaataaaggtaacagtagcataccgctgttcaaaagtcataaatcgattgagagaaaacaaatccggataacaaagaaaaaaccgagggaaacacatcaactataagagtaaAACAAGGAAACAACAGacaagtgcaacaaaaaaacaacaatgtaacacatacagaaacgaagtATAAAACTTTCCAAATATATCATTGAATTCGAAAGTACTAAGTTAAGGTCACCATACAGTTAATTGCCTATGTCAAAGATTTTGGTAAAACTTTGATACAACGTTGGCTTGTTTAACTATAACTAaaaattgtagaaaaaaatattcatttatctCTTATATTTACTAAATATATTCTTTGTAAACATGTTAACTTTGGTATAGAAAGCACATACAATCGACGATAAACATTTGAAATCAACAAATCTCTAGTTTCTAATCCTGACATGTTTCTAACATTGAAATCAACAAATCTCTAGTTTCTAATCCTTACATGTTTCTAACAAATCTCTAGTTTCTAATCCTTACATGTTTCTAACACACTCTTATGTTGTTGATGCATAAATTTTCGTTTAATTAATATGAAAATCAAGGGGTCCGACAAAGATGTCCTTTacaatttttgtttcatttttgtttaactAATATGAAAATCAAGGGTCAAACAACGAAttcttttacaattgtttttttttagcttatccTCAGTAGGGCGACTTCATGTTGAGGTCAATATTGAGTAGTAACATGTGAGCACATTTTGTATTTGTCAGAAAGCTACATCTAGTTTGCTGATATTCTGAATTTctcattatgtaaaaaaaataataagatgtgtCTTCAAATCTTTCTCTGCAACTGCCACACATAATGACTATTTTTTTGGTTAGTAGATTGACAGTAATATATTTTAACGATTGACTGCTTATCAATTTTAATATAGTATATacataaaagcaacagtagtatacagctgttcaaaattcataaatcgatagagaaaaaacaaatccgtgttacaaaccaaaaccgagggaaacgcatcaaatataagagaactacgacacaacagaaacacaaacagagacaaactataatataacaatggccatttccctgacttggtacatgacattttaagatgAAAATGGTGGGGTGAACCTGGttgtgtggcatgccaaacctccaactttaatgtcaattttaattataacattaaaatgacaacattacatgacaggactacaatacaaataaatgggagaaaatataggacagagaaacaaacgattaATAACCAACaaaaggttaaaaatttaatacgccaattAATATAGTATATACATTTGTTATAACTTTTAATCTAAATAAACACAACATGCATATTTTGCAAAACATATTATCTCACTTTCAACCGGGTAGCACAAAGTTTTAATACGTATGCTAATGCAATCCAATTAAAATCAATTATTATTATTCAACCTTTAAACTGTTGTTTTAAATCCttaagtagaaaatggtagattaaacctatAATTAacatatagctagctaaacctttcagtTATAATATAATcgcatacaatttcattatattgtcaacaatatatgaacaaaacaaacatttataataGGTAAAACAAATAGGGGTACATAAGTCAAAATTTTGTGATAATCTAAATCGATatagaaacaaaaacatataacaacaaagaaaatgaaaatggcaTATGGAAATTAACACTTAAACAATACAAAGCAACTCGTTACACTGCGAACAAATAGAGAAAATTATTGTTATCAAAAATGGTTAATTTCTTTTATCTTAAGATTACAGAACATTGGTATAAAAGATGATTTTTCCCAAATTCAGTTTGTTGAACAGTTTTTTCCCGATTATATACCCTACCATATTTTGGCATTCAAATAGAAAAAGTGTACCCGTCTTTTTTTTACCTCGGTGTTTGTATAGAAATAATAAGTATTAGTGTGTTTGGTTAAAATTTTCCATGTGGCTAGCAAACACAAGCACCGTTCAGAATAAatgttaaacagatatatcatgttaaagaggggtatttgcgaaaaataccagttgagagaatgttaaatttcgcgagccgtaaggcgagggaaatttattctcaagactggtatttttcgcaaatacccctcatgaacatgctatatctgtttaattacatcGAATGTTAagttcaaaaacgcattgatgatcgtgacgttacaagcgtccagtcggatagagatttattttggcaaataccacggcagataGGGTAAAAGGCAAATCTTTTTTTGCAAAtgccccggcggcgttaaaaaaggaacgatattcatttgataatagtaaattattgaaaaatacactggctatcaaccaatcaaaacccaggattcttacataaggtgtaattatatcTTATTCTATCCGTTTTGTAAATATATGTTGAAgcgacacatttttaaaatgtaagaTTTTCGATGTTAAGTAATTTTAAACCGTGTATAGTGATCTTAGCAAATTTGTCCGCCGCtacgtaaaatcacacaaatttcctgtaaactttgacatcacaatttgaaagattttccgtcacaattaaaaataagttTGTTGCTTGCCGTCATGTTATTCGGAGCATGTCTAAGGTCATTCGCAGACAAAATTCAGCTAattaccaaaagtgtaaatacgtttatacaacaaaaataaacgatATTATGCCTTTATGATATTCATTATTTGTGTAAAAGAACAgaataatacattttaaaaagtcgATAAGTATATTTGATGCACAATGCTATTAATTAATTCTTGTTGTGTTGAACAATTAAACACCAATGTCAACTAGATATCGTAGAAAAAGACATGGCGTGCTTTTTGACAGTCAGACGAACAACCGAATTATTAGGAAGAATGACGTATGTCGTCTTACACTTTCAcagtatttatatgtatattagtCTCAAGCATTTGTTAATTTCAGGTGAAACATGATGCGAACGGTGAAAATAATCAGGATATGATTTTTGATGGAGCGGGAACAGCTCTTTCTACAAACACAAAATATTCAGGAGTGATATATGTCTATACAAATAGCAGTATATTATTATGGACACCAAGTAGCCTCAAAGGATACATGGTATTTATTGATAATAGGTGGGGCAGTGGACAGATGCCATCAGCTGAAACTAGTGCAGATGTTATTGTAAGAGTATATGCAGGTATTTGATATTTAGGTATCCATGAAATAATATACACGATAGGAACTTAGCATATAATTCTTATTGAAACAATGCACGTGTATAAATATACACTTTCATCCATAACGGTATCCTTTGGAGGTTTACAGAGCATAATATACACTACAGGATACTTATATATGAGCATATAAATCATATTTATACATCCTCACAAACAATGTTATCCTGTCCaggtttgaaaaacaaaaatcttatatcaaattcatttttATTACCTTTCTACCTTAATATGAATGGTTGTAGTCGGAAATATTGTGTAGACATCGGGcaattgttgaaaaaaacaaattatgtttgcGTACCTTTTTGGTCTCTTGCTCCTTTCATTACTGTCTCCGACATCACTACTCAAATAATATGTCTTGAAGTCGTTTTTTATGATAGGGATTTAAATGCAACAAAGTTATACCGAAGTGAAAagtgttatttgtttgttttatagaatCATTTAAACTAATGTCAATGGTACAAATTTGTTAACTAGATTTCCAAAAAAGGTTCGACTCAGCAACTTGGTCTGGTAGGTTTTATATTCAATCTTACTAGATTGATCAATAGTTACAGTTGGCAAGAAATGATTATATATCGAGTTTGTTTAATGTTTGGCCAATTTTCGCCTCAAAAGCTGAATATTATCAACTTTATCTATTATGAATTTGGTTGAGTAACCTTTTAATAACAATAAGCGcattgtttatatataatgtttacaATTTCTTCTTGTTCAACATAGCGACAATTGCACAGTGCCCTGATATGTTACTATATGCTGGCCGAACTGTTACTTAAAACTGTGACAACAATTATAAACACAATTCTTGGTTCTTGTTTCTTGATGAGAACATATCGTAAAAGTGTGACTTGGAATGGCACATTTCATACGTGTCAAGGTTATACTTATACAAATAACAATCTAAAAGATAAGTTACGGTCATTCAATATGGTGATAATGTAGTAttcaatattctttataaagttaAATTCAAAATTCCTTTGAATTTTCTATACCACACATCTTGATTTAGAAGGTATATAgacattattttatataaatttattgaacaaataaatgaatgagtgaaatttgaaaatcaaacaaatatccCAGTATTGTGTCCATATACCATGTCAACTATGCAAGATCTTGGGCTGAAATACATGTTTACAACgcataatgatttatttttttttttttaagttatctcattacaaaacattttggaaaaaaaattacaagatgTTGAATTATCAAAAGTGCACATGGAACAAATCGGCGCCGTAATTTTCTTTAGTGGTGTTGCAAACCTAAAGAAATGAAGTCAAacttattgtttgtttattggaGGGCAATGACTTTTTTTATCTGAGACCCCAATTAAATCCAATTTAGCTCAAGACGAAATTTGAAAGGAACATATGCATAAACAGTTTTGATAACACATAAGTTTTGTTCATGAATGTCTATTTGTCTGGTCTTATATAAATGTTGAGTTGTAGTTTCAGCATTGTTCTATTTGTcaattatgataatattttgatataagcccTTTCTATGTATGCCATCTTTAGTCGAAATGAAAGTAATAATATACTAGCTATGTAAGCtatattgaatattttgtttattttatagtaATTGAATGTCCAAATCCAGCTTCGTTGAATTCCAACTATACAATAAGTAATGGTTTAAGAGTTGGATCAGTTGTTATATACTCCTGTTATAGTGGTTATGTTTATACATCTGGGTATCTTAGCCGTATATGCCAGTCTAACAGACGTTGGGATGGCACTGATCCAATTTGTTCACGTATGTATAACCACTGTTTCTCAATTCAGTTTAAACTGACACAAGGCCATTCTAACTACCTCAGTATGTTTCAATTTGATCGTCTTAATCAGTTGATTAATAATTAAGAAATGAAACATTGAAGCAATAGATGTGTTGGTTATTTACACATAGCCTGAGCCGTGATATTCCATTATATCATGAGCGTcctttaaagatttttataaatttgaattcatcaaaaaggATTGTTTCAAGCAATTaacctgttattttttttttggattatttTGTCGTATACATTTTCTACATGTATTATTGATTCTAATTTGAACAGAAATGCAGTGTCTTCATCCAGATGGAATTGCAAATGGAACCTATGTTTTTACCGGAAAAAGTGTTGGTGACACTGTCAAATACACATGTAATGTTCATTATCAATATGAAGCTGGTGATTTAGAGCGTACTTGTCAATTAGGTGGATATTGGGATGGAATTCCACCTGTGTGTTCAGGTACCAATTAACATTTAGTTTTCGTGCTAATGAACTTTTATAAACACAAAACAATGTTTGAACTGTTGATCATTTGTACACGATTCGCTATAAAGTTTTTGACAAcacgtcctattttcttcaacgACTGTGTGGGTATCCTCTAGTTGccaaaaaaaaacttgaatatcATTTGTTGAAGTTATTTTTACAAGAATAGAAATTAGAAGGATGTATTCTCAGATCATTGTTAGCAAAGCGAGCACATATTATCTTttaaagcacattagcaaaacaTGTgtaagggttccgtggaaccgagtgtctcgcctacttatgaatcaaatcaaataaatgttataagaactttaactgcagactatatgtaatgttaactggaagaaaacaaAAGTCCATATATAAGTAACAAACCGAAAAACTGGAaagacatttttacaaaatttccctCGTGATACTAGGttttgatcataaataagcttctgtccaagtttggtacaaattcaGGCTAGTTTaggaaagttatttaaatttttaaaactttaactacagagtgaatgttatgttaactggcagaaaaactaagtccatttataagttaaatacgGATAAACgggatttgtttttacaaaatttacttctggatacttctggatactatctccaGGTTAGTTTAAGAaatctttaaccacagagtaaatatttgtggacgccgacgacgacgaagATGACAACCACGCctacgacggaatgtaggatcgctatgtttcgctttttcgacaaatgcctaaggctcgacaaaaatacacaaattaccatatcacaataacaaaatgacgggGTGAAGATCGTATCatactcgatgcagtggtagaatctgttAATCTCAATATACGTTATAAGCAATGAATACACTTTTTTAGTGATTAAATGTGCAGATCCAGGAGGTGTCTTCAACGCAACTTACAGTGTAGCAGGCTTCGCTCCAGGAAATACAGTGACGTATACATGTGTTGCTGGGTCAATGCATCTAGCGGGAGACTTAACTAGAGTGTGTCAGTTAAATGGATCCTGGAATGGCATTCCGATAGTGTGTTATACAGCAGCAGGTATTACATCAGTAGAAACTCATTcaaattttactaattttatgaAGAGGCCGAGGCCGAAAACACTTTGTTCAGGAAAAACTAACTATACTATGAGTCacttaaacccccccccccccaaaaaaaaaactggCTGTGATTGAATATGTTCCGGTAGAATAAGTAAATCCTGCTTCACATGATGTACCAGTCGTGTGTATCGTGGCAAGTAAAAATACTGTGAAAAGTCTCACAGCAATGTTACGATTACAAAAAAGGAGGACTAGATCTTAGCACCAGAAATAAAACTGTgtttcaatagcttccttgtaaggaGCAAAACTCTAACAAGGAAATTCTGACAGAAAACGCTAGCTTTGGATAATTGATTTGGACATATTTATCTTATAAATACGTCGATTGTTTGTTGaatcatagaaatggaaagtacaCAATATGAAAAACTAAATTCTCTCTTGGgtcttaaataaactcatcatagataccaggactaaatttagtatatacgccagacgcgcgtttcgtctacaaaagactcatcagtgacgctcgaatcaaaaaaagttaaaaaagcaaaataaagtacgaagttgaagagcattaaggaccaaaattcctaagagttttgccaaatacagctaaggttatctatgcctgaggtagaaaagccttagtatttcaaaaaattcaacagtaaatttataaatataaccatatcaatgacaattcatgtcagcacaaaaagtgatgactactgggcttgtgataccttcggggaaataaatctcccccagcagtggcatcgacccagtggttgtaaataaactattGAGTTCATACTATAAGGCGTTGGCAATTGTATATGCAGTATTCTTTAACATTA encodes:
- the LOC139492601 gene encoding uncharacterized protein, with the translated sequence MCNALREYIVDDVYGWNRPSFISSWYPIESQNSENSSLTVTHSLGELPAKLDIQIKVVIDGVDYIFTGIGSAQRDNDIAHDYGGVVYIYNNAEVILSLPFGGADSGGVAYTGSHLDYNGPSSPVQGKHNNGFVRVKAWKQADFPTPLFEKAVQISDNETDSFKEINHQSSVLPDLVTAQTRLDGGYYSDGQGVIFQMKTLSSSNCLGGLLFGYSETKVRLWVPYQKLLNDNDCNGAVFFQHDGWGRNPLVSNNGTVVLKGYKLDDNLVFETTVRVEDKISSQDMVYPSIYNTDHALVTVQVKHDANGENNQDMIFDGAGTALSTNTKYSGVIYVYTNSSILLWTPSSLKGYMVFIDNRWGSGQMPSAETSADVIVRVYAVIECPNPASLNSNYTISNGLRVGSVVIYSCYSGYVYTSGYLSRICQSNRRWDGTDPICSQMQCLHPDGIANGTYVFTGKSVGDTVKYTCNVHYQYEAGDLERTCQLGGYWDGIPPVCSVIKCADPGGVFNATYSVAGFAPGNTVTYTCVAGSMHLAGDLTRVCQLNGSWNGIPIVCYTAAGSTNFNPVFYSPQELAESIEKTKKELTVDKKTTSSYARTLVCATDPRPSSLYIGTGGIVLFSSMLAAVILPDIIIFIRHICHMSNIYRRQK